A section of the Microbulbifer pacificus genome encodes:
- a CDS encoding GumC family protein: MNHANGNDVDELNQEQGIDLLRYWKIIFAKRWMIIGLTVAITAISVAIILALPSRYQATASLVFEVDQSNPISVEEIYDLGSQRRDYLLTQTEMLQSRQVAERVILRLNLMDNPEFSGRSSSKKPLDAITGLFKSDSTSTSDSLPPLDLDDIATAFLKRLTIEPSRNTNLVRVKFEAKSAKLAAQVANATVEEFIALQSEAKNQFTSRATSWLNERLEKLHQKLDTSEKNLQAFRESEDLLDISGVNGLSERDLNTATAQLQDMRRELKQIDSVFAQFKRNQGNEIALANLPEVISNPLIQEIKRNEAVAERNVAELARRYKSKHPAMVAASNELKMVRSQLANEVRIIAKAIESQYNTALARVQAQELEVERAKENYQNVSQKEFRYQELVREVEVNRQLYDTFFTRVNETREASGFEISPARLVDSAVAPRQANKPNKKLLAGMALIVSLVFSTALALLLDFLHLGVRSPEDVEVYLGQRLIGLLPKVTNGKDGGLKLGTYFDPDQHTFSEAVRTLRTGVVLTGLGKTMRVIMVTSSVPDEGKSTVAENLAFAMSQVERVLLIDADLRKPTIGTDFGIVRESPGLTNLIQGTCSVDECVHAYSSSGLSVMSAGTYLPDPQRLIVAHQFSDVIKQLAENYDRIIIDTPPIQAVSDALIISHLADAILYVVKYDSTNKRTVNRAIGRLTQVGSKIDGVVLTHVDTSKDAIYADEYYDYNYGKGLPAYGSTEHTQANPEQLSPVNIDEEPRMSNEEHDLPEFKEEINPDESNLAMLESEELELQDKPQEENSLETDNIEKNPNTDSGDICEESSTEVEDNLAETITEYISEESSEESCLNISEETPEDTTEEPFAEAIENDEEIVSEEIPEEIPEEILEASTEEAFEEITQDASDTEADVKTSKNKRRRKRARKLQTT, encoded by the coding sequence ATGAACCATGCAAATGGCAATGACGTCGATGAACTGAATCAGGAACAGGGAATCGATCTGCTACGCTATTGGAAAATTATTTTCGCCAAGCGTTGGATGATTATCGGCCTGACGGTGGCGATCACCGCGATTTCCGTTGCGATCATTCTCGCACTACCATCGCGTTATCAGGCAACGGCTTCTCTCGTTTTTGAAGTCGATCAATCAAACCCAATTTCTGTAGAAGAAATCTACGATCTTGGCTCTCAACGCCGGGACTACCTTCTTACGCAAACAGAAATGCTACAGTCTCGACAGGTGGCCGAGAGGGTCATTCTGCGCCTGAACTTGATGGACAACCCCGAGTTTTCTGGTCGGAGCTCCAGCAAAAAACCGCTGGACGCGATCACGGGGTTATTCAAAAGTGATAGCACTTCAACCAGCGATAGCCTCCCCCCCTTGGATCTTGACGATATCGCTACCGCGTTCCTCAAACGGCTAACTATCGAGCCATCAAGGAATACCAACCTGGTACGGGTAAAATTCGAAGCGAAATCTGCAAAACTCGCAGCGCAGGTTGCCAATGCTACGGTTGAAGAGTTTATTGCTTTGCAATCAGAAGCAAAAAACCAATTCACCAGTCGAGCCACTTCCTGGCTCAATGAACGACTGGAGAAGCTCCACCAAAAGCTGGACACATCAGAGAAAAACCTCCAGGCCTTCCGCGAAAGTGAAGACCTGCTTGATATCAGCGGTGTAAACGGCCTTTCCGAGAGGGACCTGAATACGGCAACAGCACAACTTCAGGACATGCGGCGTGAACTCAAGCAAATCGACAGCGTATTTGCGCAATTCAAAAGAAATCAGGGTAACGAGATAGCTCTTGCCAATCTGCCCGAGGTCATCAGCAATCCCCTGATTCAGGAAATAAAACGCAATGAGGCTGTCGCAGAAAGAAACGTAGCTGAATTGGCCCGCCGCTATAAGTCAAAACACCCAGCGATGGTCGCCGCCAGTAATGAATTGAAAATGGTTCGCAGCCAACTGGCCAACGAAGTACGCATTATCGCCAAGGCAATCGAAAGTCAATATAACACCGCTCTCGCGCGCGTACAGGCACAAGAGCTTGAAGTGGAGCGCGCTAAGGAAAATTACCAGAACGTATCCCAGAAGGAATTCCGTTATCAGGAATTGGTCAGGGAAGTGGAAGTGAATAGGCAGCTCTATGACACTTTCTTTACGCGAGTAAATGAGACTCGGGAAGCCTCCGGATTCGAAATCTCCCCGGCAAGACTGGTCGATTCTGCGGTAGCACCCCGGCAAGCCAACAAACCCAATAAGAAATTACTTGCTGGTATGGCTCTAATTGTAAGCCTGGTGTTTTCGACCGCACTAGCGCTGCTACTCGATTTCCTGCACCTGGGTGTTCGCAGTCCTGAAGACGTGGAAGTCTACCTTGGGCAACGCCTGATTGGACTTTTGCCAAAAGTCACCAATGGAAAAGATGGAGGCCTTAAATTAGGCACATATTTCGACCCAGATCAACACACTTTCAGTGAAGCGGTGCGCACTTTGCGGACGGGGGTGGTGCTTACCGGTCTTGGGAAGACGATGCGTGTAATCATGGTGACATCGTCCGTACCTGATGAAGGTAAATCGACTGTCGCAGAAAATCTTGCCTTTGCGATGAGCCAAGTCGAACGGGTTCTTCTCATCGATGCAGATTTACGAAAACCTACAATTGGCACGGATTTCGGTATCGTTCGTGAAAGCCCAGGGTTAACAAACCTAATACAGGGCACCTGTTCGGTTGATGAGTGTGTGCATGCATATAGCAGCAGCGGCCTCAGCGTGATGTCAGCAGGGACCTACTTGCCAGACCCGCAAAGACTTATCGTTGCGCATCAATTTAGTGATGTCATCAAGCAACTAGCCGAGAACTACGACCGAATTATTATTGATACACCTCCGATCCAGGCTGTCAGCGATGCTCTGATTATTTCACACCTGGCAGACGCCATTCTTTATGTTGTGAAATATGACTCAACCAACAAACGCACTGTAAACCGGGCTATCGGTCGGCTTACGCAAGTTGGTTCAAAAATTGATGGCGTAGTACTAACACACGTAGACACAAGTAAAGATGCCATCTACGCAGATGAATACTACGACTACAATTATGGCAAAGGGTTGCCTGCGTATGGCTCAACAGAGCACACGCAAGCGAATCCGGAGCAGCTCTCGCCAGTTAATATTGATGAAGAGCCGCGGATGTCCAATGAGGAGCATGACCTACCTGAGTTTAAAGAAGAAATAAACCCTGATGAATCCAACCTTGCAATGCTTGAATCCGAAGAACTGGAATTGCAAGACAAGCCTCAGGAAGAAAATTCGCTAGAAACCGATAACATTGAAAAAAATCCGAATACCGATTCCGGCGATATTTGCGAAGAAAGCTCCACAGAAGTCGAGGACAACTTAGCTGAAACAATTACAGAATATATCAGCGAAGAGTCCTCAGAAGAATCGTGTTTGAACATATCCGAGGAAACTCCAGAAGATACTACAGAGGAACCCTTCGCAGAAGCCATAGAGAATGATGAAGAAATTGTTTCCGAGGAAATTCCAGAGGAAATTCCAGAGGAAATTTTAGAGGCTTCTACAGAAGAAGCTTTTGAAGAAATTACACAAGACGCCTCTGATACAGAGGCTGATGTAAAAACATCAAAAAACAAGAGAAGACGCAAACGGGCAAGAAAGCTCCAAACTACCTGA
- the wecB gene encoding non-hydrolyzing UDP-N-acetylglucosamine 2-epimerase, translated as MRVLLVFGTRPEAIKMAPLVNLLRQDSRFETKVCVTGQHREMLDQVLSLFDIVPDYDLNVMEANQDLFQVTSRILLGMRDVLNDSKPDRVFVHGDTTTTLAAALSAYYCKIPVAHIEAGLRTGDIYSPWPEEMNRKLTGAIAEFHFAPTALSRQNLLNESISDERITVTGNTIIDALIDVVRRIETDDTLSSELESQFPFLNPDKKIILVTGHRRENFGAGMENICHAIRELATRDDIQFVYPVHMNPRVREPVNRMLAGLDNVHLISPLTYLPFVYLMHRAHLILTDSGGIQEEAPSLGKPVLVMRDITERPEGVRAGTVKLVGTDSKKIVAGVTALLNDDFAYEAMSAAQNPYGDGFACEKIIKGILHATQELAV; from the coding sequence ATGCGAGTGTTGCTGGTATTCGGGACCCGTCCCGAAGCGATAAAAATGGCCCCTCTTGTCAACCTGCTGCGTCAGGACTCGAGATTTGAAACCAAAGTTTGTGTTACCGGCCAACACAGAGAAATGCTGGATCAGGTCCTGTCGCTGTTTGACATTGTTCCGGACTACGACCTGAACGTCATGGAAGCCAATCAGGATCTTTTTCAGGTTACTTCGCGTATTTTGTTGGGCATGCGCGATGTGCTAAACGACTCCAAGCCGGATCGGGTGTTTGTGCACGGAGATACCACCACTACACTGGCGGCAGCGCTTTCTGCCTATTACTGCAAAATCCCTGTGGCCCATATAGAGGCGGGGTTGCGCACCGGTGACATCTACAGTCCCTGGCCAGAAGAGATGAATCGAAAGCTTACCGGGGCAATCGCTGAATTCCATTTTGCACCAACCGCGCTATCTCGGCAGAACCTGCTGAACGAGTCCATTTCTGACGAAAGAATTACGGTGACGGGAAATACCATCATTGATGCGCTCATTGATGTGGTCCGCCGTATCGAGACAGACGACACCCTGAGCTCAGAGCTTGAATCTCAATTCCCTTTCCTGAATCCGGACAAGAAGATCATCCTGGTTACCGGCCATAGAAGAGAAAATTTTGGTGCAGGCATGGAGAACATCTGTCACGCCATTCGTGAGCTCGCGACGCGCGACGATATTCAGTTTGTCTACCCGGTACATATGAATCCACGGGTACGGGAACCGGTCAACAGAATGCTCGCAGGGCTCGACAACGTGCACTTGATCAGCCCGCTCACCTACCTTCCGTTTGTCTACCTGATGCACCGCGCCCACCTGATTCTGACCGATTCCGGTGGCATCCAGGAAGAGGCCCCTTCGCTGGGTAAGCCGGTACTGGTAATGCGCGACATCACCGAACGTCCTGAGGGCGTGCGCGCAGGTACCGTCAAGCTGGTGGGCACCGACAGTAAAAAAATTGTGGCTGGTGTCACCGCACTACTCAATGACGACTTTGCCTACGAAGCAATGAGCGCAGCCCAGAACCCCTATGGCGATGGATTCGCCTGTGAAAAAATCATAAAAGGAATTTTGCATGCTACCCAGGAACTTGCCGTTTAA
- the wecC gene encoding UDP-N-acetyl-D-mannosamine dehydrogenase, translated as MLPRNLPFNRVSVVGLGYIGLPTAAILASTGVEVIGVDIRQSAVAAINAGRIHIYEPGLDFLVKRVVDAGLLRAVTTPEPADAFVIAVPTPFSEGPEQLTPEPDLSFIRAATESIAPVLKSGDLIILESTSPVGTTEKMSQWIQAARPDLRVPHPGGTVAADIHIAYCPERVLPGRVLEELVTNDRIIGGLSDACSAAAMGLYHLFVEGDCIVTDARTAELTKLTENAYRDVNIAFANEMALICDRLDIDVWELIRLANRHPRVRILNPGPGVGGHCIAVDPWFIVSSAPQQAKLIAQARAVNDSRPPYVVAQVEQAARAIDNPVIACLGLAFKPDIDDLRESPAMQVVKQLASKHCGTLLAVEPNIAALPAELNSLGVTLSPLDAALARADIAVILVDHKEFLDIDAKQLSGKAVIDTRGLVSRLTNNADVFRQNARVPGLIRDSV; from the coding sequence ATGCTACCCAGGAACTTGCCGTTTAATCGTGTATCCGTTGTCGGACTCGGATATATCGGCTTACCCACCGCAGCGATTCTGGCTTCCACTGGTGTTGAAGTAATCGGCGTCGATATTCGTCAGTCCGCAGTAGCCGCCATCAATGCGGGACGCATTCACATCTATGAACCGGGACTGGATTTTCTGGTCAAGAGGGTGGTCGATGCGGGCTTGCTGCGCGCCGTTACTACACCAGAACCCGCAGATGCCTTTGTTATCGCGGTACCCACGCCATTTTCGGAAGGACCAGAACAGCTTACCCCCGAGCCAGACTTGAGCTTTATTCGTGCTGCCACTGAGTCCATCGCACCGGTACTCAAATCCGGTGACCTGATCATACTTGAGTCGACATCACCGGTTGGCACCACCGAAAAAATGTCCCAATGGATTCAGGCCGCGCGTCCGGATCTTAGGGTTCCACACCCCGGTGGCACAGTCGCTGCAGATATACACATCGCGTACTGCCCGGAACGGGTACTACCTGGGCGTGTACTGGAGGAGCTGGTTACCAACGACCGCATAATTGGCGGACTGAGCGATGCCTGTAGTGCCGCCGCAATGGGACTGTACCACTTGTTTGTGGAGGGCGACTGCATCGTTACCGATGCCCGCACTGCGGAACTGACCAAACTTACGGAAAATGCCTATCGGGATGTCAATATTGCCTTTGCCAATGAAATGGCGCTTATCTGCGACCGCCTGGATATTGATGTCTGGGAGCTCATCCGACTGGCGAATCGCCATCCACGCGTACGCATTCTGAATCCCGGTCCCGGCGTTGGCGGTCACTGTATTGCCGTTGACCCCTGGTTTATTGTGAGTAGCGCACCGCAACAGGCCAAGTTGATTGCGCAGGCACGAGCCGTAAATGACAGTCGGCCACCCTATGTGGTCGCCCAGGTAGAACAAGCAGCCCGCGCAATCGACAACCCAGTGATTGCCTGCCTGGGCCTCGCGTTCAAGCCGGACATTGACGACTTGCGGGAGAGCCCTGCAATGCAGGTGGTGAAGCAACTGGCAAGCAAGCACTGCGGCACGCTGTTGGCCGTAGAACCGAATATCGCCGCACTCCCCGCTGAGCTCAACTCTCTCGGGGTTACGCTTTCCCCGCTCGACGCTGCCTTGGCCCGCGCCGATATTGCCGTGATCCTGGTTGATCACAAAGAGTTTCTGGATATCGATGCAAAGCAGCTTTCTGGTAAGGCGGTAATCGACACACGGGGCCTGGTATCACGACTGACCAATAACGCGGATGTCTTTCGCCAAAACGCGAGAGTTCCCGGCCTGATCCGGGACAGTGTCTGA
- a CDS encoding polysaccharide deacetylase family protein gives MLTLDYELFFGKQTGTPQACMIKGCDALLKVLENHSASAVFFVDASYLVRLREYSRRSVKLARDYSDVVSHIRQLEACGHQIQLHIHPHWFDSWHDGGRWHMVTDRYRLAQWSRQDIASLVTRCVRELNSHLTRKVFVFRAGGWCVQPFSSIADALCTNGIRVDSSVFHGGAAESEVHRFDFRSAPRRCCWRFDTDPCQPEPNGAFTEMAISSQYVSPLFYWRFALVRLFGQANRHTRFGDGSPIENGRRDLLHLLTHYSHMAVSIDGYKATLLRRAFQQAKKHQHTHFVAMGHPKSLTPFGLEHLSSWLDEVYSNGGQLEGYPQPKINTHAPAPALADG, from the coding sequence ATGCTGACGCTCGATTACGAGCTATTTTTTGGCAAGCAAACCGGTACACCGCAGGCCTGTATGATCAAGGGCTGCGATGCGTTGCTGAAAGTACTGGAAAACCATTCAGCGTCCGCCGTCTTTTTTGTCGACGCCAGTTACCTGGTACGACTGCGAGAATACAGTCGCCGCTCCGTCAAACTTGCGCGCGACTATTCGGATGTAGTTTCGCACATACGCCAGCTCGAAGCGTGTGGCCACCAGATACAACTTCACATACATCCGCACTGGTTCGATTCTTGGCACGATGGCGGCCGTTGGCACATGGTTACCGACCGCTACCGGCTTGCACAGTGGTCGCGCCAAGATATCGCAAGCCTGGTCACCCGATGTGTACGGGAACTCAACTCCCATCTCACGCGCAAAGTTTTCGTTTTTCGCGCGGGCGGCTGGTGTGTGCAGCCATTTTCCTCCATCGCCGATGCACTCTGCACAAATGGTATTCGAGTGGACAGCTCCGTATTCCATGGTGGTGCCGCCGAGTCCGAAGTGCACCGGTTCGACTTCCGCTCAGCACCCCGGCGTTGCTGCTGGAGATTTGATACCGACCCTTGTCAACCGGAGCCTAACGGCGCTTTCACCGAAATGGCGATATCGTCCCAGTATGTTTCGCCGCTCTTCTACTGGCGGTTTGCGCTTGTCCGGCTGTTTGGCCAGGCAAATCGACACACAAGGTTTGGTGACGGCTCTCCGATAGAAAATGGGCGCCGGGATTTATTGCACTTGCTGACGCACTACTCCCATATGGCAGTGTCGATTGACGGCTACAAGGCAACGCTACTGCGCCGGGCCTTTCAACAGGCCAAAAAGCATCAACACACACATTTCGTCGCCATGGGCCACCCGAAATCCCTTACTCCCTTTGGACTTGAACACCTCAGCTCGTGGCTCGACGAAGTCTACAGTAACGGCGGACAACTCGAAGGTTATCCACAACCGAAAATCAACACACATGCACCGGCCCCTGCACTCGCGGATGGGTAA
- a CDS encoding WecB/TagA/CpsF family glycosyltransferase, with protein sequence MHRIELLGVPMDVASMPDTVASIAERIRSGVFTQHVVVNVAKLIHMQRDAELSASVKSCDIINIDGMGVVWGARFLGHDIPERVAGIDLFYSLLHMSSEHEFPVYFLGAREQVVQDAVLKLKSRFPQLNVAGWHHGYFWDEEEAVVEKIRQSGARLLFVAITSPRKENFIHRWRDTLGVDFVMGVGGTFDVVAGKVQRAPLWVQRAGLEWMFRMLQEPGRMWRRYLFTNSAFAWLLLREKLRSRLSRRTPKRAQFQQVSRTSK encoded by the coding sequence ATGCACAGAATCGAACTACTAGGCGTACCGATGGATGTGGCCTCCATGCCCGATACCGTGGCATCTATTGCAGAAAGAATACGCAGCGGAGTGTTCACCCAGCACGTGGTTGTGAACGTGGCCAAGTTGATTCATATGCAGCGCGATGCGGAGCTATCTGCGTCGGTTAAGTCCTGTGACATCATCAATATTGACGGAATGGGTGTCGTTTGGGGGGCACGTTTTCTCGGCCATGACATACCCGAGCGGGTAGCGGGAATAGACCTGTTTTACTCACTGCTCCACATGAGTTCAGAACATGAATTTCCGGTATATTTTCTCGGCGCCCGGGAGCAGGTGGTGCAGGATGCGGTTTTAAAGCTAAAATCGCGTTTCCCCCAGCTAAACGTTGCAGGCTGGCATCATGGCTATTTCTGGGACGAGGAGGAGGCCGTGGTGGAGAAAATCCGCCAATCCGGTGCGCGATTGCTTTTTGTCGCCATCACTTCACCTCGCAAGGAAAATTTCATCCACCGCTGGCGCGATACCCTGGGTGTCGATTTCGTGATGGGTGTCGGTGGCACCTTCGATGTGGTCGCAGGAAAGGTCCAGCGAGCACCGCTGTGGGTGCAACGGGCCGGTCTCGAGTGGATGTTCCGGATGCTGCAAGAGCCCGGACGCATGTGGCGCAGGTACCTTTTTACCAACAGCGCCTTTGCATGGCTATTGCTCAGGGAAAAATTGCGTAGCCGGCTTTCACGCCGCACACCGAAGCGGGCTCAATTCCAACAAGTTTCCCGCACGAGTAAATAG
- the pxpA gene encoding 5-oxoprolinase subunit PxpA: MQIDINCDLGEGVNIDDCARDAVLMGFISRCNIACGGHAGDDTTMALTVENALKQQIAIGAHPGYPDRDNFGRKSLTLPESVLLQSIAKQIESLYDITARANADLSHVKLHGALYNDAEGDPKLAHAIVALFHKRFPQLTVLGLANAAMEKAARDLGQPFLREGFMDRRYLNDHQLAPRSQAGAVIDDFVLCRQQTMCLIKGETFSSIEGKPLAFTVDSICLHSDNPQALHIASRLQQALHEADIRICA; encoded by the coding sequence GTGCAAATTGATATTAACTGCGATCTCGGTGAGGGTGTCAACATCGATGACTGCGCTCGCGATGCGGTATTAATGGGCTTCATCTCCCGCTGTAATATTGCCTGCGGCGGACATGCCGGCGATGACACCACCATGGCGCTTACAGTGGAAAATGCCTTGAAGCAACAGATCGCCATAGGTGCGCACCCCGGCTATCCGGACCGGGACAACTTCGGGCGGAAGTCACTTACGCTGCCGGAAAGCGTGTTACTGCAAAGTATCGCCAAGCAGATCGAGAGCCTGTACGACATTACCGCACGAGCCAACGCCGACCTCAGTCACGTCAAACTGCACGGTGCACTCTATAACGACGCGGAAGGCGACCCGAAACTGGCGCACGCGATAGTCGCCTTGTTTCATAAGCGCTTCCCTCAACTGACGGTTCTCGGCTTGGCCAATGCAGCGATGGAAAAGGCCGCGCGGGACCTGGGGCAGCCTTTTTTACGCGAAGGATTCATGGATCGCCGCTATCTGAATGATCACCAGCTCGCCCCACGCTCCCAGGCCGGTGCGGTAATAGACGATTTCGTCCTGTGCCGGCAACAGACAATGTGCCTGATCAAAGGCGAAACATTTTCTTCCATCGAAGGCAAACCTCTGGCCTTCACCGTAGACAGCATTTGCCTGCACAGCGACAACCCACAAGCCCTGCACATAGCGTCCCGACTTCAACAGGCGTTGCATGAGGCGGATATCCGCATTTGCGCATGA
- the pxpB gene encoding 5-oxoprolinase subunit PxpB: MIPPFTLRQNGDAALDICFDATPGESLSRVVISLKNTLERAVQRGDWPELRELIPAYQCLTVCYDPLAAQEPVNVSLQQRIREFVAETIVSTSFPDAADQSQGSQIVVIPVCYDAPYAPDMSAVCAHTGLSQSRVIELHCQPDYLVHMLGFTPGFLYLGGLARELQCPRKAKPELRVAAGSVGIGGAQTGIYPQSTPGGWQIIGRTPLSLFAPYREYPFIARPLDRIRFVSITSQEFEAMKQSAANTSNPVKETT, from the coding sequence ATGATCCCGCCATTCACACTGCGCCAGAATGGCGATGCGGCACTGGATATATGCTTCGACGCTACTCCGGGTGAATCCCTGAGCCGGGTCGTCATCAGCCTGAAAAATACGCTGGAGCGCGCTGTACAACGGGGAGATTGGCCGGAGTTGAGGGAGCTGATCCCGGCCTATCAATGCCTAACTGTCTGCTATGACCCGTTAGCGGCACAAGAGCCGGTGAATGTTTCACTGCAACAGCGCATTCGGGAATTTGTGGCTGAGACCATTGTCTCGACAAGCTTCCCGGACGCGGCGGATCAATCACAGGGTTCACAGATAGTGGTAATCCCTGTGTGCTACGACGCCCCCTACGCGCCGGACATGAGTGCAGTCTGCGCACATACCGGCCTGAGTCAAAGCCGTGTCATCGAACTGCACTGCCAGCCGGATTATCTGGTGCATATGCTCGGCTTCACCCCGGGGTTCCTGTACCTGGGCGGCCTCGCTCGCGAACTCCAGTGTCCCCGCAAGGCAAAGCCTGAGCTGCGCGTGGCTGCTGGCTCTGTCGGTATCGGTGGGGCTCAGACCGGTATTTATCCACAATCCACCCCGGGCGGCTGGCAGATTATCGGCCGCACCCCTCTCTCGCTATTTGCTCCCTACCGGGAATATCCTTTTATCGCCCGCCCGCTGGACCGTATACGTTTTGTGTCGATCACCTCACAGGAATTCGAAGCCATGAAACAAAGCGCCGCGAATACCTCAAATCCAGTGAAAGAGACCACCTGA
- a CDS encoding 5-oxoprolinase subunit C family protein: MLRILKAGLQTSIQDGGRSGWMQYGIAKGGAADPVAMQLANSLLGNPPHHPCLEITLTGPDIEFGCDLSIAICGAQFDLTLNGQSIDNDQGIAVKKGDHLAFGPLQSGARAYLALSAETVLPAAFGSLSTHIQTEFGGYCGRALRAGDEIRLRNCRREPPRQLSNDYQLRYSARPQIRVIDGAEAEMFADTARELFYRTTYSVSAQSNRMGIRLAGNGLDTAGLPQMTSSGLCPGSVQIPPDGSPIISFVEGQTIGGYPRLAHVISADQHLLGQLKPHDRIDFFRVDLDTAIRILRDKTAELSRLIE; the protein is encoded by the coding sequence ATGCTGCGCATTCTGAAGGCAGGATTGCAGACAAGTATCCAAGACGGCGGGCGCAGCGGCTGGATGCAGTACGGCATTGCAAAAGGCGGCGCGGCCGATCCGGTGGCGATGCAGCTCGCCAACAGTCTGCTGGGCAATCCACCGCATCACCCGTGCCTGGAAATTACACTCACCGGCCCCGATATCGAGTTTGGCTGTGACCTTTCCATCGCCATTTGCGGTGCGCAATTTGATTTAACGCTAAACGGGCAAAGCATCGATAATGACCAGGGAATCGCGGTCAAAAAGGGTGATCATCTCGCCTTCGGTCCACTGCAAAGCGGCGCGCGCGCTTACCTCGCGCTCTCCGCAGAAACGGTGTTACCAGCGGCCTTTGGCAGCTTGTCCACGCACATACAAACCGAATTCGGCGGCTATTGCGGTCGCGCACTGCGCGCGGGGGATGAAATTCGGCTACGTAATTGCCGCCGGGAACCGCCCCGGCAATTATCGAATGATTACCAACTGAGATATTCAGCCAGGCCACAGATACGGGTAATCGACGGGGCCGAGGCAGAGATGTTCGCCGACACTGCACGGGAACTGTTTTACCGCACGACCTACAGCGTTTCAGCGCAAAGTAATCGTATGGGGATAAGACTGGCGGGAAACGGTTTGGATACTGCCGGCTTGCCGCAAATGACGTCATCAGGACTCTGCCCGGGTAGCGTACAGATCCCACCGGATGGAAGTCCGATCATTTCATTTGTAGAGGGTCAGACAATTGGGGGCTACCCCCGCCTCGCCCACGTGATCTCGGCTGACCAGCATCTGCTCGGCCAGCTCAAACCGCATGACCGGATAGATTTCTTTCGGGTTGACCTGGATACCGCCATCCGCATTCTGCGCGACAAGACGGCGGAGCTAAGCAGACTTATTGAATAA
- a CDS encoding DUF1315 family protein → MFQSLDELLQILNPQIVGSLKRAIELGKWPNGVVLSPQQKMLCAEAVAYWEQKHAAPVERVGYVPPKATPCADKHDHDHDHDHEEEAVTWVAS, encoded by the coding sequence ATGTTCCAGTCTCTGGATGAATTGCTGCAGATCCTCAATCCGCAAATTGTAGGCAGCCTAAAAAGGGCAATTGAGCTGGGTAAGTGGCCAAACGGTGTTGTGCTGTCCCCGCAACAGAAAATGCTGTGTGCGGAGGCTGTGGCCTACTGGGAGCAAAAGCACGCGGCGCCTGTGGAGCGCGTGGGCTACGTCCCACCGAAGGCGACGCCCTGTGCCGATAAGCACGACCATGACCATGACCATGACCATGAGGAAGAGGCGGTCACCTGGGTGGCTTCCTGA
- the rplQ gene encoding 50S ribosomal protein L17 — MRHRYSGRKFSRTSSHRKAMFKNMTASLVEHELIKTTLPKAKELRRVAEPLITLAKKDSVANRRLAFARIRDKDAVRKLFDELGPRYEARPGGYIRILKCGFRAGDKAPMAYVELVDRPVAGEAVEAAEA, encoded by the coding sequence ATGCGTCATCGCTATAGTGGCCGTAAATTCAGTCGTACCAGCTCTCACCGCAAGGCCATGTTCAAAAACATGACCGCTTCTCTGGTAGAGCACGAACTGATCAAAACCACACTGCCGAAAGCCAAGGAGCTGCGTCGCGTTGCCGAGCCGCTGATCACCCTGGCCAAGAAAGACAGTGTTGCCAATCGCCGTCTGGCTTTCGCCCGTATCCGTGACAAGGATGCTGTGCGCAAGCTGTTCGACGAGCTGGGTCCTCGTTACGAAGCCCGTCCGGGCGGTTACATCCGCATTCTGAAATGCGGTTTCCGTGCCGGCGACAAGGCTCCGATGGCTTACGTAGAGCTGGTGGATCGTCCGGTAGCGGGCGAAGCCGTAGAGGCTGCGGAAGCCTGA